The Globicephala melas chromosome 20, mGloMel1.2, whole genome shotgun sequence genome contains a region encoding:
- the PLCD3 gene encoding 1-phosphatidylinositol 4,5-bisphosphate phosphodiesterase delta-3 isoform X2 yields the protein MACPGHLLQGLTEDEDVRAMLRGSRLCKIRSRTWQKERLYRLQEDGLSVWFQRRIPRAPSQHIFFVQHIEAVREGHQSEGLRRFGGAFEPARCLTIAFKGRRKNLDLAAPTAEEAQRWVRGLAKLRARLDAMSQRERLDHWIHFYLHRADSNQDSKMSFKEIKNLLRMVNVDMNDMYAYGLFKECDRSNNEWLEGPEIEEFLRRLLKRPELEEIFHRYSGEDRVLSTPELLEFLEDQGEDDATLAHAQQLIHTYELNETAKQHELMTLDGFMMYLLSPEGAALNPAHTCVFQDMNQPLAHYFISSSHNTYLTDSQIGGPSSTEAYVRAFAQGCRCVELDCWEGPGGEPVIYHGHTLTSKILFRDVIQAVRDHAFTLSPYPVILSLENHCGLEQQAAMARHLHTILGDMLVTQLLDSQNPEELPSPEQLKGRVLVKGKRLPAARNEDGRILSDREEDNEDEDEEEEAGAPEQRRRAKQISPELSALAVYCCASRLRTLRPAPAPPQPCQVSSLSERKAKKLIREAGNSFIRHNACQLTRVYPLGLRMNSANYNPQEMWNSGCQLVALNFQTPGYEMDLNAGRFLINGQCGYVLKPACLRQPDTTFDPECPGPPRTTFTIQVLTAQQLPKLNAEKPNSIVDPLVRIEIHGVPADCACKETNYVLNNGFNPRWGQTLQFQLRAPELVLVRFVVEDYDATSPNDFVGQFTLPLSSLKQGYRHIHLLSKDGASLSPATLFVHICIQRS from the exons GCCTGACGGAGGACGAGGACGTGCGCGCCATGCTGCGGGGCTCCCGGCTCTGCAAGATCCGCTCGCGGACATGGCAAAAGGAGCGGCTGTACCGGCTGCAGGAGGACGGCCTGAGCGTGTGGTTCCAGCGGCGCATCCCGCGCGCGCCTTCGCAGCACATCT TCTTCGTGCAGCACATCGAGGCCGTCCGCGAGGGCCACCAGTCCGAGGGCCTGCGGCGCTTCGGGGGCGCCTTCGAGCCGGCGCGCTGCCTAACCATCGCCTTCAAGGGGCGTCGCAAGAACTTGGACCTGGCGGCGCCCACGGCCGAGGAGGCGCAGCGCTGGGTGCGCGGTCTGGCCAAGCTGCGCGCGCGCCTCGATGCCATGAGCCAGCGCGAGCGCCTCGACCA CTGGATCCACTTCTATCTGCATCGAGCGGACTCCAACCAGGACAGTAAGATGAGCTTCAAGGAGATCAAGAACCTGCTCCGCATGGTCAACGTGGACATGAACGACATGTACGCCTACGGCCTCTTCAAG GAGTGTGACCGCTCCAACAATGAGTGGCTGGAGGGGCCTGAGATCGAGGAGTTTCTGCGACGGCTGCTGAAACGCCCCGAGCTGGAGGAGATCTTCCATCGGTACTCGGGCGAGGACCGGGTGTTGAGCACCCCCGAGCTGCTGGAGTTCCTGGAGGACCAGGGTGAGGATGACGCCACACTGGCCCACGCCCAGCAGCTCATCCACACCTATGAGCTCAACGAGACAG CCAAGCAGCACGAGCTGATGACTCTGGATGGCTTCATGATGTACCTGTTGTCGCCTGAGGGGGCTGCCCTGAACCCGGCCCACACGTGTGTGTTCCAGGACATGAACCAGCCCCTGGCCCACTACTTCATCTCCTCCTCCCATAACACCTACCTGACCGACTCTCAGATCGGTGGGCCCAGCAGCACCGAGGCCTATGTTAG AGCCTTTGCCCAGGGATGCCGCTGTGTGGAGCTTGACTGctgggaggggccaggaggggagCCGGTCATCTACCATGGCCACACCCTCACCTCCAAGATCCTCTTCCGAGACGTGATCCAGGCAGTGCGTGACCATGCCTTCACG CTGTCTCCGTACCCCGTCATCCTGTCCCTCGAGAACCACTGTGGGCTGGAGCAGCAGGCTGCCATGGCCCGTCACCTCCACACCATCCTAGGGGACATGCTGGTGACGCAGCTGCTGGACTCCCAGAACCCTGAAGAGCTGCCGTCCCCAGAG CAGCTGAAAGGCCGGGTCCTGGTGAAGGGGAAGAGGCTGCCAGCTGCTCGGAATGAGGACGGTCGAATTCTGTCAGACCGGGAGGAGGACAACGAAGACGAGGACGAAGAAGAGGAGGCGGGGGCCCCAGAGCAGAGGCGGCGG GCCAAGCAGATCTCCCCGGAGCTGTCGGCCCTGGCCGTGTACTGCTGTGCCAGCCGCCTGCGGACCCTgcgccctgccccagccccgccccagccctgccaggtcAGCTCCCTCAGCGAGCGCAAGGCCAAGAAGCTCATCCGAGAGGCAG GGAACAGCTTCATCAGGCACAATGCCTGCCAACTGACCCGTGTCTACCCACTGGGGCTGCGGATGAACTCCGCCAACTACAACCCCCAGGAGATGTGGAACTCGGGCTGTCAGCTGG TGGCCCTGAACTTCCAGACGCCAGGTTATGAGATGGACCTCAATGCCGGGCGCTTCCTTATCAATGGGCAGTGCGGCTATGTCCTGAAACCTGCCTGTCTGCGGCAGCCTGACACAACCTTTGACCCCGAGTGTCCTGGACCCCCCAGAACGACTTTCACCATCCAG GTGCTGACCGCGCAGCAGCTGCCCAAGCTGAATGCCGAGAAGCCAAACTCCATCGTGGACCCGCTGGTGCGCATTGAGATCCACGGGGTGCCCGCAGACTGTGCGTGCAAGGAGACCAACTACGTGCTCAACAACG GCTTCAACCCCCGCTGGGGACAGACCCTGCAGTTCCAGCTGCGGGCTCCGGAGCTGGTGCTGGTCCGGTTCGTGGTAGAAGATTATGACGCCACGTCCCCCAATGACTTTGTGGGCCAGTTTACACTGCCTCTCAGCAGCCTGAAGCAAG GATACCGCCACATCCACCTGCTTTCCAAGGACGGGGCCTCACTGTCACCAGCCACCCTCTTTGTCCACATCTGCATCCAGCGCTCCTGA
- the PLCD3 gene encoding 1-phosphatidylinositol 4,5-bisphosphate phosphodiesterase delta-3 isoform X3: MLRGSRLCKIRSRTWQKERLYRLQEDGLSVWFQRRIPRAPSQHIFFVQHIEAVREGHQSEGLRRFGGAFEPARCLTIAFKGRRKNLDLAAPTAEEAQRWVRGLAKLRARLDAMSQRERLDHWIHFYLHRADSNQDSKMSFKEIKNLLRMVNVDMNDMYAYGLFKECDRSNNEWLEGPEIEEFLRRLLKRPELEEIFHRYSGEDRVLSTPELLEFLEDQGEDDATLAHAQQLIHTYELNETAKQHELMTLDGFMMYLLSPEGAALNPAHTCVFQDMNQPLAHYFISSSHNTYLTDSQIGGPSSTEAYVRAFAQGCRCVELDCWEGPGGEPVIYHGHTLTSKILFRDVIQAVRDHAFTLSPYPVILSLENHCGLEQQAAMARHLHTILGDMLVTQLLDSQNPEELPSPEQLKGRVLVKGKRLPAARNEDGRILSDREEDNEDEDEEEEAGAPEQRRRAKQISPELSALAVYCCASRLRTLRPAPAPPQPCQVSSLSERKAKKLIREAGNSFIRHNACQLTRVYPLGLRMNSANYNPQEMWNSGCQLVALNFQTPGYEMDLNAGRFLINGQCGYVLKPACLRQPDTTFDPECPGPPRTTFTIQVLTAQQLPKLNAEKPNSIVDPLVRIEIHGVPADCACKETNYVLNNGFNPRWGQTLQFQLRAPELVLVRFVVEDYDATSPNDFVGQFTLPLSSLKQGYRHIHLLSKDGASLSPATLFVHICIQRS, translated from the exons ATGCTGCGGGGCTCCCGGCTCTGCAAGATCCGCTCGCGGACATGGCAAAAGGAGCGGCTGTACCGGCTGCAGGAGGACGGCCTGAGCGTGTGGTTCCAGCGGCGCATCCCGCGCGCGCCTTCGCAGCACATCT TCTTCGTGCAGCACATCGAGGCCGTCCGCGAGGGCCACCAGTCCGAGGGCCTGCGGCGCTTCGGGGGCGCCTTCGAGCCGGCGCGCTGCCTAACCATCGCCTTCAAGGGGCGTCGCAAGAACTTGGACCTGGCGGCGCCCACGGCCGAGGAGGCGCAGCGCTGGGTGCGCGGTCTGGCCAAGCTGCGCGCGCGCCTCGATGCCATGAGCCAGCGCGAGCGCCTCGACCA CTGGATCCACTTCTATCTGCATCGAGCGGACTCCAACCAGGACAGTAAGATGAGCTTCAAGGAGATCAAGAACCTGCTCCGCATGGTCAACGTGGACATGAACGACATGTACGCCTACGGCCTCTTCAAG GAGTGTGACCGCTCCAACAATGAGTGGCTGGAGGGGCCTGAGATCGAGGAGTTTCTGCGACGGCTGCTGAAACGCCCCGAGCTGGAGGAGATCTTCCATCGGTACTCGGGCGAGGACCGGGTGTTGAGCACCCCCGAGCTGCTGGAGTTCCTGGAGGACCAGGGTGAGGATGACGCCACACTGGCCCACGCCCAGCAGCTCATCCACACCTATGAGCTCAACGAGACAG CCAAGCAGCACGAGCTGATGACTCTGGATGGCTTCATGATGTACCTGTTGTCGCCTGAGGGGGCTGCCCTGAACCCGGCCCACACGTGTGTGTTCCAGGACATGAACCAGCCCCTGGCCCACTACTTCATCTCCTCCTCCCATAACACCTACCTGACCGACTCTCAGATCGGTGGGCCCAGCAGCACCGAGGCCTATGTTAG AGCCTTTGCCCAGGGATGCCGCTGTGTGGAGCTTGACTGctgggaggggccaggaggggagCCGGTCATCTACCATGGCCACACCCTCACCTCCAAGATCCTCTTCCGAGACGTGATCCAGGCAGTGCGTGACCATGCCTTCACG CTGTCTCCGTACCCCGTCATCCTGTCCCTCGAGAACCACTGTGGGCTGGAGCAGCAGGCTGCCATGGCCCGTCACCTCCACACCATCCTAGGGGACATGCTGGTGACGCAGCTGCTGGACTCCCAGAACCCTGAAGAGCTGCCGTCCCCAGAG CAGCTGAAAGGCCGGGTCCTGGTGAAGGGGAAGAGGCTGCCAGCTGCTCGGAATGAGGACGGTCGAATTCTGTCAGACCGGGAGGAGGACAACGAAGACGAGGACGAAGAAGAGGAGGCGGGGGCCCCAGAGCAGAGGCGGCGG GCCAAGCAGATCTCCCCGGAGCTGTCGGCCCTGGCCGTGTACTGCTGTGCCAGCCGCCTGCGGACCCTgcgccctgccccagccccgccccagccctgccaggtcAGCTCCCTCAGCGAGCGCAAGGCCAAGAAGCTCATCCGAGAGGCAG GGAACAGCTTCATCAGGCACAATGCCTGCCAACTGACCCGTGTCTACCCACTGGGGCTGCGGATGAACTCCGCCAACTACAACCCCCAGGAGATGTGGAACTCGGGCTGTCAGCTGG TGGCCCTGAACTTCCAGACGCCAGGTTATGAGATGGACCTCAATGCCGGGCGCTTCCTTATCAATGGGCAGTGCGGCTATGTCCTGAAACCTGCCTGTCTGCGGCAGCCTGACACAACCTTTGACCCCGAGTGTCCTGGACCCCCCAGAACGACTTTCACCATCCAG GTGCTGACCGCGCAGCAGCTGCCCAAGCTGAATGCCGAGAAGCCAAACTCCATCGTGGACCCGCTGGTGCGCATTGAGATCCACGGGGTGCCCGCAGACTGTGCGTGCAAGGAGACCAACTACGTGCTCAACAACG GCTTCAACCCCCGCTGGGGACAGACCCTGCAGTTCCAGCTGCGGGCTCCGGAGCTGGTGCTGGTCCGGTTCGTGGTAGAAGATTATGACGCCACGTCCCCCAATGACTTTGTGGGCCAGTTTACACTGCCTCTCAGCAGCCTGAAGCAAG GATACCGCCACATCCACCTGCTTTCCAAGGACGGGGCCTCACTGTCACCAGCCACCCTCTTTGTCCACATCTGCATCCAGCGCTCCTGA
- the NMT1 gene encoding glycylpeptide N-tetradecanoyltransferase 1, whose translation MADESDTAVKPPVPPLPQMMEGNGNGHEHCSDCENEEDNSYNRGGLSPANDTGAKKKKKKQKKKKEKGSETDSAQDQPVKMNSLPAERIQEIQKAIELFSVGQGPAKTMEEASKRSYQFWDTQPVPKLGEVVNTHGPVEPDKDSIRQEPYTLPQDFAWDALDLGDRGVLKELYTLLNENYVEDDDNMFRFDYSPEFLLWALRPPGWLPQWHCGVRVVSSRKLVGFISAIPANIHIYDTEKKMVEINFLCVHKKLRSKRVAPVLIREITRRVHLEGIFQAVYTAGVVLPKPVGTCRYWHRSLNPRKLIEVKFSHLSRNMTMQRTMKLYRLPETPKTAGLRPMEKKDIAVVHKLLTQYLKQFHLTPVMSQEEVEHWFYPQENIIDTFVVENANGEVTDFLSFYTLPSTIMNHPTHKSLKAAYSFYNVHTQTPLLDLMSDALVLAKMKGFDVFNALDLMENKTFLEKLKFGIGDGNLQYYLYNWKCPSMGAEKVGLVLQ comes from the exons TGGTTTGAGTCCAGCCAATGACACTGgagccaaaaagaagaaaaagaaacaaaaaaagaagaaagagaaaggcagtgAGACAGATTCAGCCCAGGATCAGCCTGTGAAG aTGAACTCTTTGCCAGCAGAGAGGATCCAGGAAATACAGAAGGCCATTGAACTCTTTTCAGTAGGTCAGGGACCTGCGAAAACCATGGAGGAGGCTAGCAAGCGAAGCTACCAGTTCTGGGACACGCAGCCCGTCCCCAAACTGG GGGAAGTCGTGAACACACATGGTCCCGTGGAACCTGACAAAGACAGCATCCGCCAGGAGCCCTACACGCTGCCCCAGGACTTCGCCTGGGATGCCTTGGACCTGGGGGACCGTGGTGTG CTGAAAGAACTCTACACCCTCCTGAATGAGAATTATGTGGAAGATGATGACAACATGTTCCGATTTGATTATTCTCCCGAATTTCTTTTGTG GGCTCTCCGGCCGCCTGGCTGGCTCCCCCAGTGGCACTGTGGGGTTCGAGTGGTCTCGAGTCGGAAACTGGTTGGGTTCATCAGCGCCATCCCGGCAAACATCCATATCTATGACAC agAGAAGAAGATGGTAGAGATCAACTTCTTGTGTGTCCACAAGAAGCTGCGTTCCAAGAGGGTGGCTCCAGTCCTGATCCGTGAGATAACCCGGCGGGTGCACCTGGAGGGCATCTTCCAAGCTGTTTACACTGCCGGGGTCGTATTACCAAAGCCTGTTGGCACCTGCAG GTACTGGCATCGGTCCCTAAACCCACGGAAGCTGATTGAAGTGAAGTTCTCCCACTTGAGCAGAAATATGACCATGCAACGCACCATGAAGCTCTACCGACTTCCAGAG ACTCCCAAGACAGCTGGGCTGCGACCAATGGAAAAAAAGGACATTGCAGTAGTGCACAAGCTCCTCACCCAGTACCTGAAGCAGtttcacctcacgccagtcatgAGCCAAGAGGAGGTGGAACACTGGTTCTACCCCCAGGAGAATATCATCGACACTTTTGTGGTGGAG AATGCAAACGGTGAGGTGACCGATTTCCTGAGCTTTTATACACTTCCGTCCACCATCATGAATCACCCGACCCACAAGAGTCTAAAGGCTGCTTATTCTTTCTACAACGTTCACACCCAGACCCCTCTTCTAGACCTCATGAGCGACGCCCTCGTTCTCGCCAAAATG AAAGGGTTTGACGTATTCAATGCACTGGATCTCATGGAGAACAAAACCTTCCTGGAGAAGCTCAAGTTTGGCATAGGGGACGGCAACCTACAGTATTACCTTTACAATTGGAAGTGCCCCAGCATGGGGGCAGAGAAG GTTGGGCTGGTGTTACAGTAA
- the PLCD3 gene encoding 1-phosphatidylinositol 4,5-bisphosphate phosphodiesterase delta-3 isoform X1, translating to MLCGRWRSRHRRREEPPVPAQVAAPVALPSPPAPQDGGNKRPGLRALKKMGLTEDEDVRAMLRGSRLCKIRSRTWQKERLYRLQEDGLSVWFQRRIPRAPSQHIFFVQHIEAVREGHQSEGLRRFGGAFEPARCLTIAFKGRRKNLDLAAPTAEEAQRWVRGLAKLRARLDAMSQRERLDHWIHFYLHRADSNQDSKMSFKEIKNLLRMVNVDMNDMYAYGLFKECDRSNNEWLEGPEIEEFLRRLLKRPELEEIFHRYSGEDRVLSTPELLEFLEDQGEDDATLAHAQQLIHTYELNETAKQHELMTLDGFMMYLLSPEGAALNPAHTCVFQDMNQPLAHYFISSSHNTYLTDSQIGGPSSTEAYVRAFAQGCRCVELDCWEGPGGEPVIYHGHTLTSKILFRDVIQAVRDHAFTLSPYPVILSLENHCGLEQQAAMARHLHTILGDMLVTQLLDSQNPEELPSPEQLKGRVLVKGKRLPAARNEDGRILSDREEDNEDEDEEEEAGAPEQRRRAKQISPELSALAVYCCASRLRTLRPAPAPPQPCQVSSLSERKAKKLIREAGNSFIRHNACQLTRVYPLGLRMNSANYNPQEMWNSGCQLVALNFQTPGYEMDLNAGRFLINGQCGYVLKPACLRQPDTTFDPECPGPPRTTFTIQVLTAQQLPKLNAEKPNSIVDPLVRIEIHGVPADCACKETNYVLNNGFNPRWGQTLQFQLRAPELVLVRFVVEDYDATSPNDFVGQFTLPLSSLKQGYRHIHLLSKDGASLSPATLFVHICIQRS from the exons GCCTGACGGAGGACGAGGACGTGCGCGCCATGCTGCGGGGCTCCCGGCTCTGCAAGATCCGCTCGCGGACATGGCAAAAGGAGCGGCTGTACCGGCTGCAGGAGGACGGCCTGAGCGTGTGGTTCCAGCGGCGCATCCCGCGCGCGCCTTCGCAGCACATCT TCTTCGTGCAGCACATCGAGGCCGTCCGCGAGGGCCACCAGTCCGAGGGCCTGCGGCGCTTCGGGGGCGCCTTCGAGCCGGCGCGCTGCCTAACCATCGCCTTCAAGGGGCGTCGCAAGAACTTGGACCTGGCGGCGCCCACGGCCGAGGAGGCGCAGCGCTGGGTGCGCGGTCTGGCCAAGCTGCGCGCGCGCCTCGATGCCATGAGCCAGCGCGAGCGCCTCGACCA CTGGATCCACTTCTATCTGCATCGAGCGGACTCCAACCAGGACAGTAAGATGAGCTTCAAGGAGATCAAGAACCTGCTCCGCATGGTCAACGTGGACATGAACGACATGTACGCCTACGGCCTCTTCAAG GAGTGTGACCGCTCCAACAATGAGTGGCTGGAGGGGCCTGAGATCGAGGAGTTTCTGCGACGGCTGCTGAAACGCCCCGAGCTGGAGGAGATCTTCCATCGGTACTCGGGCGAGGACCGGGTGTTGAGCACCCCCGAGCTGCTGGAGTTCCTGGAGGACCAGGGTGAGGATGACGCCACACTGGCCCACGCCCAGCAGCTCATCCACACCTATGAGCTCAACGAGACAG CCAAGCAGCACGAGCTGATGACTCTGGATGGCTTCATGATGTACCTGTTGTCGCCTGAGGGGGCTGCCCTGAACCCGGCCCACACGTGTGTGTTCCAGGACATGAACCAGCCCCTGGCCCACTACTTCATCTCCTCCTCCCATAACACCTACCTGACCGACTCTCAGATCGGTGGGCCCAGCAGCACCGAGGCCTATGTTAG AGCCTTTGCCCAGGGATGCCGCTGTGTGGAGCTTGACTGctgggaggggccaggaggggagCCGGTCATCTACCATGGCCACACCCTCACCTCCAAGATCCTCTTCCGAGACGTGATCCAGGCAGTGCGTGACCATGCCTTCACG CTGTCTCCGTACCCCGTCATCCTGTCCCTCGAGAACCACTGTGGGCTGGAGCAGCAGGCTGCCATGGCCCGTCACCTCCACACCATCCTAGGGGACATGCTGGTGACGCAGCTGCTGGACTCCCAGAACCCTGAAGAGCTGCCGTCCCCAGAG CAGCTGAAAGGCCGGGTCCTGGTGAAGGGGAAGAGGCTGCCAGCTGCTCGGAATGAGGACGGTCGAATTCTGTCAGACCGGGAGGAGGACAACGAAGACGAGGACGAAGAAGAGGAGGCGGGGGCCCCAGAGCAGAGGCGGCGG GCCAAGCAGATCTCCCCGGAGCTGTCGGCCCTGGCCGTGTACTGCTGTGCCAGCCGCCTGCGGACCCTgcgccctgccccagccccgccccagccctgccaggtcAGCTCCCTCAGCGAGCGCAAGGCCAAGAAGCTCATCCGAGAGGCAG GGAACAGCTTCATCAGGCACAATGCCTGCCAACTGACCCGTGTCTACCCACTGGGGCTGCGGATGAACTCCGCCAACTACAACCCCCAGGAGATGTGGAACTCGGGCTGTCAGCTGG TGGCCCTGAACTTCCAGACGCCAGGTTATGAGATGGACCTCAATGCCGGGCGCTTCCTTATCAATGGGCAGTGCGGCTATGTCCTGAAACCTGCCTGTCTGCGGCAGCCTGACACAACCTTTGACCCCGAGTGTCCTGGACCCCCCAGAACGACTTTCACCATCCAG GTGCTGACCGCGCAGCAGCTGCCCAAGCTGAATGCCGAGAAGCCAAACTCCATCGTGGACCCGCTGGTGCGCATTGAGATCCACGGGGTGCCCGCAGACTGTGCGTGCAAGGAGACCAACTACGTGCTCAACAACG GCTTCAACCCCCGCTGGGGACAGACCCTGCAGTTCCAGCTGCGGGCTCCGGAGCTGGTGCTGGTCCGGTTCGTGGTAGAAGATTATGACGCCACGTCCCCCAATGACTTTGTGGGCCAGTTTACACTGCCTCTCAGCAGCCTGAAGCAAG GATACCGCCACATCCACCTGCTTTCCAAGGACGGGGCCTCACTGTCACCAGCCACCCTCTTTGTCCACATCTGCATCCAGCGCTCCTGA